The region AACACGCCCAGGGTGCCTTCGGAGGCGACCATCAGGCCGGCCAGGTTGTAGCCGCTGACGCATTTGACGGTCCGGGAGCCGGACTTGATCAGCTCGCCGTTAACGTCCCAGAAGTCCACGCCCATGACGTAGTCCTTGGTCACGCCGTACTTGAGGCCGCGCAGGCCACCGGCGTTTTCAGCGACGTTACCACCGATGGTGGAGACGGTCTGGGAGCCCGGATCCGGCGGGTAGAACAGGCCGCGCTTGGCCACTTCGGCCGCGAACTGGGCGGTGACAACGCCGGGTTCGACAACGGCGTACATGTCGGCTTCGTTGATCTCGAGGATGCGGTTCAGGCCGTTGGTCAGGACCACCACGCCACCGGGATGGGGGATGGTACCGCCGGAAAGGTTGGTACCCGCGCCGCGAACGGTCAGGGGCAGACCGTTGTCGTTACACAGCTTGGTAACGGCGCCTAGGGCTTCGCTGGTCCGGGGGCGGACCACCAGAGCGGGCATGACAGAGTCGAGGACGGCGGCGTCATAGGAATAGGCGTGACGGTCGGTCTCGCCGGTCATAACGTTTTCGGCACCGGCTATGGTTTCGAATTCTTTGATAATCGCTTCTTTGGTCATGATCGACTCCTAAAGAAAAATTGTGATCCCCGTGAAAAATCCGGGGCTTGTTTCGTTATGGGGGAAGTAGGTTGAACTTCTTTTGTTGAAAGGGAGGCGGACGAAGCGCCCGCCTCCCATTGTATCTATCTCAGTGCTAGAACAGGCCGGGCAGGAACACGAAGCTCATCAGCGACGCGACGATGCCGACAACGACGCCGTACAGCAGGAAGGGCCATACGGTGCGCTTCAGGATCTGGCCTTCCATGCCGGACAGGCCAACAACGGCGCAAGCGGCGACGATGTTGTGGATGCAGACCATGTTGCCCATGCCACCACCGACAGCCTGCGCGGCCACGATGATCTGGCGCGGCAGCTCGAGCTGCGAGGCGACGCCCCACTGGAACTCGGCGAAGAGCAGGTCGGAAACGGTGTTGGAACCGGTGATGAACGCACCCAGACCACCCACGAAGGAGGCAACCATGGGCCAGGCGTTACCGGCGACAGCGGCGACGGCCTTAGCCATTGCCAGAGGCATGGACGGGTAGGAGTGCGGGTTCAGGGCGGTGTCGGCGATGCCGGAACCGCGGAAGATGGAGACCAGGGCGACCGCCGCGAACAGGGCGATGGTCGGGTTCTTCATGGTCTTGAAGGCCTGGGACCAGGACAGCTTGACCTTCTCGGCGGGCATGCCGTGGATGAGCACGGTCAGCAGCGCGACCAGGATGAACGGAATGGTACCGGGCAGGTACAGGTAAGCGATGGAGGCGTTAACGGACTTGAAGCCGAGGATGCCGGTGAAGCTGATCTTCTGGGCTGCGAGCATGCCCTTGAGTCCGAGCTCGGGGATACGGGTCACGACCAGGATCAGGCCGATCAGGATGTACGGCAGCCAGGCGCGGAACTGGCTCATGTGAGCCTTGAACTCGGAAGCGTCGGCGGACACGGTACCGGTCCATTCGGGATCCCACTTGGCAGGGTCACCGAAGTCCCAGGTCTTCTTGGGCATGCAGAAGCCCTTCTTGGCGCCGATGATGATGATGCCGAGGCCGATCAGACCACCGATCAGGGACGGGAACTCGGGACCGACGTTCCAGGCGAAGATCAGGTAGGGAACGGTGAAGGCCACGGCGGCGAAAATGCAGAACTTCCAGGCGGCGAAGCCGGCCTTCCAGCTGCGCTCGGGACCGAAGAAGCGGGTGATGAAGCCGAGCATGAAGATCGGGAGGATGAAGATCATGCCCAGGTGCATCAGGGTGGCCCACTGGCCGACGACCATGTTGAAGTCGCCCATGTTGGCGAAGTTCACGGCAGCGCCGGACTGGACAGCGGCGTCAACGCTCGGAGCCAGGAACTTGAGGCCCAGAACGACCGGGGTACCGACCGCGCCGAAGGTGACGGGGAAGGAGTTGAAGACCAGGCAGATGATGGCTGCGGCCAGGGGCGGGAAGCCCAGGGAGAGCAGCAGCGGGGCGGCCAGAGCGGCCGGGGTGCCGAAGCCGGCGGCGCCTTCGATGAAGGCGGCGAACATGTAACCGATGATGATCGCCTGGATGCGGCGGTCAGGGGTGATGTTCTGCATGCCGTGCTGGATGGTCTCCATGCCGCCGGAATGCTGCAGGGTGCGCAGGATCAGGATGGCGCCGAAAACGATGATCAGGATGCCGATGGCGGTCACGAATCCCTGCAGGGTCAGGGCGGCGACGTAGGCGACGGGCAGGCTCCAGGCCAGAACCGCGCCAGCTGCGGCAGTCAACCATGCCAGGGGCATGGCTTTGGTGGCAGGCCAGCGCAGGCCGACCATGAGCACGAGCGCCACCAGGATGGGCAGCAGCGCGATAAGCGCGAGCACTTCAATAGACATTAAACAAAACCTCCATAGGTGTGAGGAGCAACCCTCACGGTTTCAACAGATGTGCGGGACGGGTCAGGCAGAAGCCTCCGCAACAACCCCGTCCCGCACATGCCTCTAACTATTATCTGCCGTCGTCGCAGGGTTCACCGGAACCCGGGGCTTCGGCCGACACACCGGTAGCACACGCTGCAGGCTCATCCAGCTCGGTCTTGCCAAAGTCGGCTTCGGCCAGATGGGTGAGGGTGGCGTAACGATCGGCGTAGTCCTTTTCCAGTTTAGCGCGGAACGCCTTGGACAGTTCCGGGTGGAAGCGTTCCAGCATGGCGTAGCGGTTTTCACCGGACAGGAACTCCTGAAGCGTTCCGTCGGGAGCCTTGGACTCCAGAGTGAACGGGTTCTTGCCCTGTTCGGTGAGTTCGGGGTTGAAGCGGTACAGGGGCCAGTAACCGGAGGCCACGGCCAGCTTCTGCTCGAGCTGGGTCTTGCCCATGCCCTTCTTGATGCCCTGGTTGATGCACGGGGCGTAGCAGATGATCAGGGACGGGCCGTTGTAGGCCTCGGCCTCCTTGAAGGCCTTGAGCATCTGCTGCTTGTCGGCGCCCATGGCGACAGAGGCGACGTACACGTAGCCGTAGGTCATGGCCATGCGGCCCAAGTCCTTCTTGCCGGTACCCTTACCCGCGGCAGCGAACTTGGCGATGGAGCCGAGCGGAGTGGCCTTGGAGGACTGTCCGCCGGTGTTGGAGTACACCTCGGTGTCCATGACCAGGATGTTCACGTCCTTGCCGGAAGCGAGCACGTGGTCCACACCGCCGTAACCGATGTCGTAGGCCCAGCCGTCACCACCGAAGATCCAGACGGACTTCTTGGTGAACAGGTCGGCGTCGGCAGCGATGGCCTTGAGGTTCTCGTCCTCGGCGCCTTCCAGAGCGGCCTTCAGGGTCGCGCCGGCTTCAGCGGAAGCGGCTGCGTCGTCCTTGGCGGCCAGCCAGCCCTCAAGGGCGGCCTTGACGTCGTCGGAAGCGCCGCACAGAGCCTCTTCGCACTTGGCGATCAGGGTCTTGCGGCGGTTGTTCACGCCCATCTCGATGCCGAAGCCGAACTCGGCCGCGTCCTCGAACAGGGAGTTGCCCCAAGCCGGGCCGAAGCCATCGGTGTTGGTGCAGTAGGGGGTGGAAGGTGCGGAAGCGCCCCAGATGGAGGAGCAACCGGTGGCGTTGGCGATGATCATACGCTCGCCGAACAGCTGGGTCAGCACCTTGACGTACGGGGTCTCGCCGCAACCGGCGCAGGCACCGGAGAATTCCATGAGCGACTGCTTGAACTGGGAACCCTTGACGGAATCACGCTTGAAGGCGTCCTTGTAGGACACGGTCTCGGAGAAGTCGAAGTTGGGCACCTGAGCTTCGGTCTGGGAAGCGATGGGCTTCATGACCAGCGCCTTTTCCTTGGCCGGGCAGATGTCGGCGCAGTTGCCGCAACCCAGGCAGTCCATGGTGTTGACCTGCATGCGGTACTTCAGATCCTTGACGTCCTTGCCCTTGGCGTCCTGGGCGGCGAAGGTGGCCGGAGCGTCCTTCATCTCGTCCTCGGTGACCAGCACCGGGCGCAGAGCGGAGTGCGGACAGACAAAGGCGCACTGGTTGCACTGAATGCAGTTGTCGATGATCCACTCGGGGACCTTGATGGCCACGCCGCGCTTCTCGTATTTGGAAGTGGCGACCGGGACGGTGCCGTCTTCGGAAAACACGGAGACAGGCAGGTCGTCGCCCTTCTGGGCCAGGACCGGACGCATGATGTTCTTGACGTAATCGGGCTCGTCCACGTCGGCCTTGGCGTCGTCAGCCAGGGTCGCCCAGGAAGCCGGGACATCGATCTTGACGATGGCGTCGGAAGCCTTGTCGACAGCGGCGCAGTTCATCTCGACGATCTTCGGACCCTTCTTGCCGTAAGCGGCCTCGATGCCGCCCTTGAGCAGCGCAACGGCCTGCTCGAACGGGATGACGTCGGCCAGCTTGAAGAAGGCGGTCTGCATGACCATGTTGATGCGTCCGCCCAGGCCGACCTCGGCCGCGATCTTGACGGCGTCGACGGTGTAGAACTTGAGGTTCTTCTCGGCGATGGTCCGGCGCATGGAGGCGGGCAGTTCCTTGTCCATCTGTTCGGCGGTCCAGGCGCAGTTCAGCACGAAGGTGCCGCCGTCCTTGATGCCGTCGAGCACGTCGTACAGGTGCACGTAGCTCGGGTTGTGGCAGGCCACGTAGTCGGCCGCGGTGACCAGGTAGGTGGACTGGATGGGCTTCTCACCGAAGCGCAGGTGGGAGATGGTGATACCACCGGACTTCTTGGAGTCGTAGGCGAAGTAACCCTGCGCGTACATGTCGGTGTTGTCGCCGATGATCTTGATGGCCTGCTTGTTGGCGCCGACGGTACCGTCAGAACCGAGACCCCAGAACTTGCACTGGACGGTGCCTTCAGGGGTGGTGTCCAGGGTCCCGGTCGTGACGAGGGAGGCATTGGTGACGTCGTCCTCGATACCCACGGTGAAGTGGGCTTTCGGGGCGTCCGCCGCCATGTTGTCGAACACCGCTTTGGCCATGGCCGGGGTGAACTCCTTGGAGCCCAGGCCGTAGCGACCGGCGGTGAGGACGGGGCCGGTGCCCTTTTCCAGGAACACGGTGCTGATGTCCTGGTACAGGGGGTCGCCCAACGCGCCCGGCTCTTTGGTGCGGTCGAGCACGGTCACGTACTTGGCGGATTCGGGCAGCACGGCCAGGAAATGCTTGGCCGAGAACGGGCGGTACAGGCGGACCTTGATCAGGCCGACCTTTTCGCCCTCGGCGACCAGGCGGTTGACCACTTCCTCGATGGTCTCACAGGAGGAGCCCATGGAGATGATCACACGCTCGGCGTCGGCAGCGCCAACGTAGTCGAACGGCTTGTAGTCGCGGCCGGTCAGGGCGGAAACCTTGGTCATGTACTCTTCGACGATGGCCGGAATGGCATCGTAGTAGGAGTTGGAAGCCTCACGGCCCTGGAAGTAGATGTCCGGGTTCTGGGCGGTACCGCGAACGTCCGGGTGTTCCGGGTTCATGGAGCGCTTACGGAAGGCGGCAACCTTGTCCATGTTCAGCAGGGGCTTCATGTCGTCGTAGTCGATGGTCTCGATCTTCTGGATCTCGTGGGAGGTCCGGAAACCGTCGAAGAAGGAGACGAAAGGCACGCTGGCCTCAACCGTGGACAGGTGAGCCACCAGGGAGAGGTCCATGACTTCCTGGACGGAAGCGGCGGCGAGCATCGCAAAGCCGGTCTGGCGGCAGGCCATGACGTCCTGGTGGTCGCCGAAGATGGACAGCGCGTGGGCCGCGAGAGCGCGGGCAGACACGTGGAAGACGCAGGGCAGCAGTTCGCCCGCGATCTTGTACATGTTCGGGATCATCAGGAGCAGGCCCTGAGATGCGGTAAAGGTGGTGGTCAGTGCGCCGCCTGCCAGGGCACCGTGAACGGCACCCGCAGCACCGGCTTCGGACTGCAACTGGCGGACCTCGACGGTCTGCCCGAAAATATTCTTGCGGCCTTGAGCGGCCCATTCATCGGCGATCTCGCCCATGGTGGACGAGGGCGTGATGGGGTAGATGGCGGCGGTTTCACTCATGGCATAGGCCACCCATGCGGCGGCGGTGTTGCCATCCATCGTTTTCATCTTGGACATTCGATTCATCTCCTATTGATAGGTCGTCGGAATTTCTTGGTGTCCGCCGAGCGGACCCGTTCGTTTGATGACACGGTCCTTACTCAACTTCCGTGCCAACTTTGTGAATTTTTAAATCAACCGGAATTACGGTGGGTTGCAAAAAAGGTGGGGCTGAGGAGCTTGCTTCCGGCAATACGCTAGTCTGAAAAATAGGACGAAAAAGGTCTTGCGGACATTATAAAGTCCGGAACCGTGGACCATTATCTCCAAAAGGGCCGGATGCGGCGAAAAAAAAGTCTGTCCAAAAAAAAGGACAGACCGGAAAATGCCGGAATACAGTAGTATTTTCACGTTATGAGCGGACTGGTCTGGTCCAGGCAGGCACGGCCTCGAGTATCGTTTTGTGGACAGGACAGGACTCCACATGCGCCCCTTTCAGGTACCCGGAACTCATCAGGAATTCCCCGACAATCTCTCCGCCCACGAACTTGAAACGTTTTTTGAAGAGCTTGACCCAATCCTCCTTGGGCAGCGGATGGTGCTCGTCCAGCCATTGTTTGAATGACCCGTGCTCGCGTTGCAGATCGAGAATCGCGTTCGCGTTGTGGATGGCCGCGTTGACCTTGAGCTTGTTACGGATAATGCCCGCGTCGGCCAGAAGCCGCGTCCGGTCCGATTCTCCGTACGCGGCCACGGTGGGGATGTCGAATCCGTCGTAGGCCTTGCGGAAGTTCTGTTCCTTGTTGAGGATCGTCCGCCAGCTCAGACCGGCCTGGTTGATTTCCAGGACCAGCAGGGCGAAAAGTTCGGTATCGTCCGTGACCGGGAAGCCGTAGCGGGTGTCATGATAGACGCGATCCACGTCATCCTTGTCGCGCGAGGCGCAGAAGTCGCAGTAGGAATCAAAGTCGGCCATCGAGTCTCCTAGAGGGACAGGCCGTACTTCTTGAGCAGGCCGTAGAAGTGCGAGCGGGAGAGCTTGGAGACCTCCAGGATGCGGGGCAGGTCGCCGTCGCACTGGCGGATGAGTTCGCCCAGGTAAACTTTTTCAGCCGTGCTCTTGAAGTCCCGCAGCGTGGGCAGTTCCTGTTCGAAGATGTCCTCGAAGATATCCTGTCCGATTTTTCGGACAGGTTCGGTGGACGGGGCGGGGAGCTCTTCCTCGGGTGCGGCATTGGTCATGCGTTCGATCTGCGATTTGGCGATCTGGATGCGCAGCTCACGCGGCAGGTGCATGGCGTAAAGAGTCTTTTCGTTGCCCGAGGTGACCACGGCCCGTTCCAGGATGTTGAACAGCTCGCGCACGTTGCCGGGCCAGTCGTAGCTCTCGAGGGCCGGGTTGAAGTCCGATCCGAACGACTTGGGCGGCATGTTGTACTGGCGGCAGAGCTGGCTCACCCGGTAGGCGCACAGGGACTTGATGTCCTCGGGCCGCTCCCTGAGGGGCGGCAGGTGGATGTGCATTGTCTTGAGCCGATACAGCAGGTCGGAACGGAATGTTCCCTTTTCGACCATGTTGTCGAGATCCCGGTTGGTGGCCGTGACCAGACGGAAGTCGCTGGTCTGTTCCCGGGTGTCGCCCACCGGGCGGAAGGTGCGCTCCTGCAGCACCCGCAAAAAGGCTTTTTGCATGGACAGGGGCATCTCGCCCACTTCATCCAGAAACAAGGTGCCGCCGTCAGCCAGCTTGACCAGTCCGATGCGGTCACTCTGGGCCCCGGTGAAGGCTCCCTTGCGGTGGCCGTACAGGGTGGATTCCAGCAGGGACTCGGTCAGTCCGGCGCAGTCCACAACCACGAAGTTGCCGGACTTGCGTTTGGAGTTGGCGTGGATAGTGGAGGCGAAAAGCTCCTTGCCGGTGCCGGTCTCGCCGGTGATGAGCACGTTGGTTTCCGAACGGGCCGCCTGGGAAAGCAGGTTGAAGCTGACCTTGATGACAGGACTGTCGCCTACCACGCCGTTCAGTTCCAGGCCCCGATCGCCGTCGCGGCCGCGCTTCTCTTCATGGTACTTGAGCGCCCGGCCCAGGGTCAGGGATATCTCGCGGATGCTGGAGGGCTTGAGCAGATAGTCCCAGACGCCGCCCCGGATGGCCAGTTCCGCGCCGTCCGGGTCGCCCTTGCCGGTCAGGATGATGACTTCGGGAGGGTCGGGCAGGGCCATGATGTCGGGCAGGATGTCCAGGCCGTTGCCGTCGGGCAGACGGACGTCCAGAAAGATCACGTCGAAGGCCTTCTTGCGCATCATCCGTACGCCGGAATCAAGGGTGTGCGCGGAGACGCACTCATGGGTCAGCCTGGTGATCAGGCTCTCCATGGTCTCGCAAACATCGAGGTCATCGTCTATGATCAGTATCTCCGCCACGTCACTCCCCTTGTTTTTCTTCGCTCAGCACCGTGCTGATGGCATGGGACAGGTCCTGCTTGTCATAGGGTTTGATAACCACGAGTCGGATGTTCGGCAAGTCCGCGGCTGCGGATACCGCATCCTCGCGTCCGGAAATAAGGATCACGGGCAGGCCCGGTGCGATGACCGCGAGCCGCCGTGCCAGCTGGGTTCCGCTCATGCCGGGCATGTCGTAGTCCGTGATGACCAGATCGTACTCCTTGGGCATGTCGTTGACACGGCGCAGGGCCGAAAGCGGGCTTTCCTGGCCGTCGACCACGAATCCCATTGTTTCGAGCAGGCGGGGAGTCGTCTGGAGCTGGTCCGCGTCATCCTCCACGAAGAGGATGTGCGCGCCCAGGTTGCGCGGGGCGCCGGCGAGGTCCACATCGCTGCACAGCCCCTCGTCGCCCTTGGGCAGATAAATGGAGAAGGTCGTGCCGCCGCCCTCGCGCGGGCCGACCAGCAGGCCGCCCTTGTGGCTGCGGACGATGCCGTGGACGACCGCCAGCCCCAGTCCCGTGCCTTCGGTCTTGTCCTTGGTCGTAAAGAACGGATCGAAGATCTTGTCCACGATGTCCTGGGGGATGCCCGGCCCGTTATCCTCGACAACCAGGCGGACGTACTCACCCGGTTGCAGGCCGAGAATGTCGGCGTCCTCGCCCGAGACCTCGGCCAGGTCCAGACGAACCTCAATGGTGCCGCCTGCCCTGCGCAGGGCATGGAAGGCGTTGGTGCACAGGTTCATGACCACCTGATGGATCTGGGTCGGGTCCGCGTTCACGCAGGACAGGTTCTCCTTGATATTGGACCGGACCTCGATCTTGCGGGGCATGGAGGATTCCAGCAGCCCGATGGCCTCGGTGATGACCGCGCCCACGTCCGTGGGCCGGAACCCTTCGGTGGACGGGCGGCTGAAAGCCAGGATCTGCTTGACCACACGGCCGCCGCGCCGGGCCGCCTTCAGCACCCGCTCCAGATCCCTGGTGGTCATGGATTCCGGGTCCAGGTCACCCACGGCCAGTTCGGTGGAGTTGATGATGCTGGTCAGGATGTTGTTGAAGTCATGGGCGATGCCGCCGGCCAGTGTGCCGATGGCCTCCATCTTCTGGGATTGCAGGAGCTGTTTTTCCAGGTTCAACTCGGTGGTGATGTTGTCGGCCATGGAGAGCACGCCCACGATCTGGCCTGAGCGGTCGTTGATGGGTACCTTGGTGACCTCGATCCAGGCCGGGTTGCCCTCGGCGTCGGCCAGCTTGCGGCGCTCCTTGCGGAAGGCCTGGCCGTTGCGGATGACGGATTTGTCCGCGCCCGAAGCCCAGGACGCGTAGTCCAGGTCCGGGATGACGTCGTGGATGGTCTTCTGGTCCATGTATTCCACGTTCTCCAATCCGAAGAACTCCGAGAACGCCCGGTTGGTGCCGAGATATTGTCCCTCGGCGTCCTGCCAGGACACCAGCTGGGGGACCGTGTCCATCAGGGTCTGCTGGAAGGCGAGCTGATCCTTGATCTTACGTTCCACCTTGCGTCGTTCGAGCATGGTCACGGTCAGGAAGACGAGAACCATGACCAGCAGGACGAAGCTGACCATGATCGTCCAGAAGACTTCCTTGGAGAGTTCGTAGAATGCCTTGGGGGCGTTGATGATGTGGCTCCCCTTGGGCAGAAGGTCCATATCCAGGCGGAGGCGCTTCATGACTTTGTAGTCGAAGATGTACTGGCCGGTGGTCTCGCGGAACACGGGAATGGCGTCCGGGCTTTTGCCGTCCAGGATTTCCAGGGCTATCTCGGCGGCCCGCTGGCCGTGGAGGTAGCCGGAGAGCATGTTGCCGCCCACCGCGCCGTTGCCGGCCAGGAACTCCCAGGCCGTATAGATGGGTACGGGGGAGCGGTCGTAAATGGCCTGCATGGCCTCTTCGGCCGTCAGGAAGCGGCCGTCGATGACCTGATAATAGGGAATGAAGAAGAGAAACGTGTCCCGGGGCAGGTTGGCAATCCGGTCGAGCACGTTTTTCAGCGACATATCAGTCCAGTATTCGGCCTCCAGCGGGACCTTGTAGCGCGCCAGCTGGTTCTTGACCTGACGCTTGATGGCCGCGCCGGCCGTGGACGAGTCGCCGACCACGACGATGCGCTTCTTGTCCGGATGCAGGCGCAAGGCCACGTCCAGGGTTTTGGACAAGTCGAAGTTCTCGATGACGCCCGTTGCGTTGTCGGAGTCCGTGTCGTCGGTGTTCAGGAAGTTTACGCCGCAATAGACCAGCGGCACGCCGGGAAAGAGAATGTCCCGATATTGTGTCGCGAAGGTATAGGCGTCGTTGTCCGAGGTCATGATCAGGTCGAACTTCTCGTTCTTGAACTTTTCCTTGTACAGCCGCAGCAGCATGCGGGTGACGTCCTCGTAATTGTACCGCTTGGCGTCCATGTATTCGATCTGGAGGTCGATCTTGTAGTGGCTGTTCTCCAGTACAGAGCGGATGCCGCGCATGATCGCGTCGGACCACTGGTAGCCATGATGGTAGGAGTTCAGACAGAGAACGCTTTTCTTGGGTTTTTCTACAGCGGCAAGCGCAGGACTGGCGGAAACGATGCCGAGGCAGAATATAAGCAGGGTCAGATAGAGTATTTTACGCATGGTGGCTCTTTTTGGCATTTCTCGTGCATAATAAAAATCACGCAAAAGGTGATGCCCGGACGTATGCAAAGGATGGGCCTTTGCGCTTCAAAGTCAAGGCGGCGCACTCCGGGCAGCTTCACCATCTCCCGGAAAATTGGTCAAGGGAATGATATATTTCCTAGAATTGGGGTGACAAAACGGCAAACCGTGATTATTCTGATTTGTGTAAACAAGTGTCTATCTCGTGCCGTTTTGTCTATATTGTCTGAATTGTTACATTTCAAGGAGAGTTCAAGTGGTCAGACATATCGTCATGTGGACGTTGAAGGATGAGGCCGAAGGCCAGACTGCAAAGGAAAACGGCGCGAAGATGAAAGAGATTCTGGAGGCGCTCAAGGGGCGTATCGAGGGTCTCAGGCATATTGAGGTCAGCGTGGACATCGTGGCCGCCGACCCGGAATGCCATGTGATTCTGTGCTCCGAGCACGACGACGTGGATGCCCTGAACCACTATCAGGATCACCCGGAACATCAGGCCTGCGTTTCCTTCGTGAAGAAGGTCGCGTCTGGCCGCAAGGCAGTTGATTACGTGATTTAGCAGGGGCGGGCGGGGCTTCCCGTCCACCTCGTGTCTGAGGGGTGAATCCTAACCCACGCGGCCTGAAGGGAAGGAAGGCCGCGCCAAGGAGGATACCATGTCCATGCGTTTTGACCAGGAACGGAAGCGGATCATCTGCCGCTGGGAAGAACCCACCAAAGTGGTCATGAACAAGAAGGAAGGCCTGATCAACCGTTCCCGAATGATTACCGTAAAGGTAAACGACAACGGCAAGTTGAACAGCAAGGATCGGAAACGCCATGCGGATCATCCCATGTTCCCGATCATCAGCCGGTTCAACCAGATGCTCAATTCCATCGAGTGCTATCCGAAGTGCGACAGGGAGTACCGCTGCGCGGTCTGCGGCGCCACTCACGGCGTCAGCCCCCACTTCGACACAGAGAGCCAGTCCATTGTCTGGCTGTGCAAGGAGCATCTGGACAACTCGCCCAAGCTGGACGCCTAGACATTCCGGTTTGTTCGGGGCCTGACAACCCGAGTGACCGTCTTTGTCCGGAAAAAAAGACTACACGGCGCATCCGTCTCATACTGACGGGTGCGCCTTTTTTTTTGCGCCATCCCCTCTGCTGAAAGAACCCACATGGAGGCTCGGATGGCATGGCTTCCCGCCCGCCTGAGGGCACGTTCTGTTGGTATAATCATCTAGGCAAGAATCCGCCGGTCATGTCCGAATGACCGGCGGATTCTTGCGCACAGCTGACAAGTATTGCCCGGAATAGTCCGGAATATCGGACTGGTTGTTCATGTGTTGAGGGGTACGGGTAAAGAAAAAGGCCCCGCGTTGGAACGCGGGGCCTTTGGGGTTGCCGTTTGGTCGGTCGCTACCAGGAGAAGAAGTAGGTGGCGGCCAGGCCGGTCAGGGACATGGTGATGGTGTAGGGCAGGGCCAGGACGACCATGCGCCCGTAGGACAGTCGGATGACCGGAGCGAGCGCCGAGGTCAACAGGAACAGGAAGGCGGCCTGTCCGTTGGGGGTGGCCACGGACGGGATGTTGGTTCCGGTGTTGATGGCGATGGCCAGGTGATCGAAGTGGGTCATCAGCTTGGAGACCTGGTCCTGCATCCCCGCGGGCAGGGAGGCGATGACGTCGGTGCGCACCAGGTGCGGGTCGGTCAGCTTGTCCATGAGGCCCACGGCGTCGGTCACGCCCGGAACGGTCGCGAGCAATTGCTCGAAGTGCATTTTGGTCTCCGAGATATACACCGTGGCCACGAACACGTTGTCCGAGATCATGGAGAGCAGGCCGTTTGCCATATAATATGCGGCGAGCTGGGTCTGTCCCTCCAGGGCGAGAACGAAGTGCATGACCGGAGCGAACAGGTGCTGGTCGTGGATGACGCCGACGATGGCGAAGAAGACGACAAGCAGGGCGGTGAAGGGCAGGGCCTCTTCAAAGGCGGGGCCGAGCTGGTGTTCATCGATGAAGCCGTTGAAGGCGGTCAGGAGAACGATGACCGACAGGCCGATGATACCGACTTCAGCCAGGTGGAAGGCCAGAGCCAGGATGAGCCAGACGCCGATGAGGGCCTGGACCACGAGCTGGGCCTTGCCCTGGAAGCCGCGCTTTGACTCCATTTCGATGGCGGTTTCCAGCAGGTGCGAGCGGATGTTGCCGGGCAGTTTCGCGCCGTAGCCGAAGATGTGGAATTTCTCCACGAGTATGCAGGTCAGCAGGCCTACAGCCAGGACAGGCATGGATACGTGGGCCATCTGAAGGAAGAAGGGCACGAAGTGCCAGCCCATGACCTCGCCGATGAGCAGGTTCTGGGGCTCACCAACCAGGGTGCACACGCCGCCGAGCGCGGTACCTACCGCGCCGTGCATCATCAGGTTGCGCAAGAAGGCGCGGAATTCCTTGAGGTCGTTACGTTCGTGCGCCTTGATGGCGAGGTCGTCACACAGGTCGTGGGAACAATTGGGGGTCTTGCCCGAGGCGAACCGGTGGTAGACGTTGTAGAACCCGTATGCCACGGCGATGATGACGGCGGTGACGGTCAGGGCGTCCAGAAAAGCGGACAGGAACGCGCCCGCAAAACAGAAGAGCAGGGAGATGACTATCTTGGATTGCACCCGGGTGAGAATGCGGGTGAAGGTGTACTGCAGGAAGTCCTTCATGAAGTAGATGCCAGCGACCATGAAGATCAGCAGCAGAATGACCGGGAAGTTGGTCAGGGCTTCA is a window of uncultured Pseudodesulfovibrio sp. DNA encoding:
- a CDS encoding sigma-54 dependent transcriptional regulator; its protein translation is MAEILIIDDDLDVCETMESLITRLTHECVSAHTLDSGVRMMRKKAFDVIFLDVRLPDGNGLDILPDIMALPDPPEVIILTGKGDPDGAELAIRGGVWDYLLKPSSIREISLTLGRALKYHEEKRGRDGDRGLELNGVVGDSPVIKVSFNLLSQAARSETNVLITGETGTGKELFASTIHANSKRKSGNFVVVDCAGLTESLLESTLYGHRKGAFTGAQSDRIGLVKLADGGTLFLDEVGEMPLSMQKAFLRVLQERTFRPVGDTREQTSDFRLVTATNRDLDNMVEKGTFRSDLLYRLKTMHIHLPPLRERPEDIKSLCAYRVSQLCRQYNMPPKSFGSDFNPALESYDWPGNVRELFNILERAVVTSGNEKTLYAMHLPRELRIQIAKSQIERMTNAAPEEELPAPSTEPVRKIGQDIFEDIFEQELPTLRDFKSTAEKVYLGELIRQCDGDLPRILEVSKLSRSHFYGLLKKYGLSL
- a CDS encoding ABC transporter substrate binding protein, producing MRKILYLTLLIFCLGIVSASPALAAVEKPKKSVLCLNSYHHGYQWSDAIMRGIRSVLENSHYKIDLQIEYMDAKRYNYEDVTRMLLRLYKEKFKNEKFDLIMTSDNDAYTFATQYRDILFPGVPLVYCGVNFLNTDDTDSDNATGVIENFDLSKTLDVALRLHPDKKRIVVVGDSSTAGAAIKRQVKNQLARYKVPLEAEYWTDMSLKNVLDRIANLPRDTFLFFIPYYQVIDGRFLTAEEAMQAIYDRSPVPIYTAWEFLAGNGAVGGNMLSGYLHGQRAAEIALEILDGKSPDAIPVFRETTGQYIFDYKVMKRLRLDMDLLPKGSHIINAPKAFYELSKEVFWTIMVSFVLLVMVLVFLTVTMLERRKVERKIKDQLAFQQTLMDTVPQLVSWQDAEGQYLGTNRAFSEFFGLENVEYMDQKTIHDVIPDLDYASWASGADKSVIRNGQAFRKERRKLADAEGNPAWIEVTKVPINDRSGQIVGVLSMADNITTELNLEKQLLQSQKMEAIGTLAGGIAHDFNNILTSIINSTELAVGDLDPESMTTRDLERVLKAARRGGRVVKQILAFSRPSTEGFRPTDVGAVITEAIGLLESSMPRKIEVRSNIKENLSCVNADPTQIHQVVMNLCTNAFHALRRAGGTIEVRLDLAEVSGEDADILGLQPGEYVRLVVEDNGPGIPQDIVDKIFDPFFTTKDKTEGTGLGLAVVHGIVRSHKGGLLVGPREGGGTTFSIYLPKGDEGLCSDVDLAGAPRNLGAHILFVEDDADQLQTTPRLLETMGFVVDGQESPLSALRRVNDMPKEYDLVITDYDMPGMSGTQLARRLAVIAPGLPVILISGREDAVSAAADLPNIRLVVIKPYDKQDLSHAISTVLSEEKQGE
- a CDS encoding Dabb family protein, whose protein sequence is MVRHIVMWTLKDEAEGQTAKENGAKMKEILEALKGRIEGLRHIEVSVDIVAADPECHVILCSEHDDVDALNHYQDHPEHQACVSFVKKVASGRKAVDYVI
- the nhaB gene encoding sodium/proton antiporter NhaB, which gives rise to MAQSLTQAFSKNFLGNAPNWYKMAIIAFLIINPILMLTAGPFIAGWVLIAEFIFTLAMALKCYPLPAGGLLAIEAVIMGMTSPRTVYHEALTNFPVILLLIFMVAGIYFMKDFLQYTFTRILTRVQSKIVISLLFCFAGAFLSAFLDALTVTAVIIAVAYGFYNVYHRFASGKTPNCSHDLCDDLAIKAHERNDLKEFRAFLRNLMMHGAVGTALGGVCTLVGEPQNLLIGEVMGWHFVPFFLQMAHVSMPVLAVGLLTCILVEKFHIFGYGAKLPGNIRSHLLETAIEMESKRGFQGKAQLVVQALIGVWLILALAFHLAEVGIIGLSVIVLLTAFNGFIDEHQLGPAFEEALPFTALLVVFFAIVGVIHDQHLFAPVMHFVLALEGQTQLAAYYMANGLLSMISDNVFVATVYISETKMHFEQLLATVPGVTDAVGLMDKLTDPHLVRTDVIASLPAGMQDQVSKLMTHFDHLAIAINTGTNIPSVATPNGQAAFLFLLTSALAPVIRLSYGRMVVLALPYTITMSLTGLAATYFFSW